The following proteins are encoded in a genomic region of Dioscorea cayenensis subsp. rotundata cultivar TDr96_F1 chromosome 8, TDr96_F1_v2_PseudoChromosome.rev07_lg8_w22 25.fasta, whole genome shotgun sequence:
- the LOC120266357 gene encoding protein kinase PINOID translates to MPAEMKPLDLLPDSDGEIGSEALNSSHSSTSSGSFSPLSLHAVAAAAAAAVCIAHKPHRSSDPAWEAIRAHSSRLGPRDFKLLRRIGSGDIGTVYLCRLRGDHRNASSYYAMKVVDKKALEKKKKLGRAETERRILKTLDHPFLPTLYADFDAAPHYSCVVMEYCSGGDLHSLRHRQPSHRFPFSAARFYAAEVLLALEYLHMLGIVYRDLKPENVLIRSDGHIMLSDFDLSLESTTCPVLEHVAAADPSCLPDRLFRFRKPVPARFVAEPVGARSCSFVGTHEYVAPEVASGGAHGCQVDWWAYGVFLYELLYGRTPFAGPTNESTLRNIIKQTLTFPTEPSPLDSTYHRDLISRLLVKDPSQRLGSRRGAADVKAHPFFKGLNLALLRSYKPPVIPGLTRSKSCKTPSRFDFF, encoded by the exons ATGCCTGCAGAGATGAAGCCATTGGATCTCTTACCTGACTCTGACGGTGAGATCGGCTCGGAGGCGTTGAACTCAAGCCACAGCTCAACAAGCAGCGGCAGCTTCTCCCCTCTCTCCCTCCACGCCGTCGCTGCAGCCGCCGCCGCGGCGGTGTGCATCGCGCACAAGCCTCACCGCTCTTCGGATCCAGCATGGGAGGCGATCCGCGCCCACTCCTCTCGTCTCGGACCCCGCGACTTCAAACTCCTCCGCCGCATCGGCAGCGGCGACATCGGCACGGTCTATCTCTGCCGCCTTCGCGGTGACCACCGTAACGCCTCCTCCTATTATGCGATGAAGGTCGTTGATAAGAAAGcgctggagaagaagaagaagctcggGAGGGCGGAGACTGAGCGGCGGATCTTGAAAACCCTAGATCATCCCTTCCTTCCAACGCTCTACGCCGACTTCGATGCAGCCCCTCATTACTCTTGTGTCGTCATGGAGTACTGCTCCGGCGGCGATCTCCATTCTCTCCGCCATCGCCAGCCTTCTCACCGCTTCCCCTTCTCTGCCGCAAG GTTCTACGCGGCGGAGGTGTTGCTAGCGTTGGAGTACCTTCACATGCTGGGGATCGTTTATCGTGATCTGAAACCGGAGAACGTCTTGATCCGATCGGACGGTCACATCATGCTCTCGGACTTCGATCTCTCCCTAGAATCCACCACGTGTCCGGTTCTAGAACACGTCGCCGCTGCCGACCCGTCTTGTCTCCCCGACCGGTTATTCCGGTTCAGAAAACCGGTGCCGGCCCGGTTCGTCGCCGAACCGGTAGGTGCCCGCTCCTGCTCCTTCGTCGGGACCCACGAGTACGTGGCACCCGAGGTCGCCTCCGGCGGGGCCCACGGCTGCCAGGTAGACTGGTGGGCCTACGGAGTCTTCCTCTACGAGCTCCTCTACGGTCGCACTCCCTTCGCGGGGCCCACCAACGAGTCAACGCTAAGGAACATCATCAAGCAAACGTTGACGTTTCCAACCGAACCCTCACCGTTGGATTCAACATACCATCGTGATCTAATCTCGAGGCTGCTCGTCAAAGACCCATCCCAACGGCTCGGCTCGAGACGCGGTGCAGCTGACGTCAAAGCCCACCCGTTTTTCAAGGGTTTGAACTTGGCGCTTCTCCGCTCGTACAAACCACCGGTTATTCCCGGTTTAACTCGCTCCAAATCCTGCAAAACCCCCTCCCGGTTCgacttcttttaa